A genomic segment from Leopardus geoffroyi isolate Oge1 chromosome A2, O.geoffroyi_Oge1_pat1.0, whole genome shotgun sequence encodes:
- the HTR5A gene encoding 5-hydroxytryptamine receptor 5A, which translates to MDSPVNLTYFSLSTPAPLETNRSGLGAEDSRPSPLLSVFGVLILTFLGFLVAATFSWNLLVLATILRVRTFHRVPHNLVASMAISDVLVAALVMPLSLVHELSGRRWQLGRRLCQLWIACDVLCCTASIWNVTAIALDRYWSITRHLQYTLRTRKRVSNVMIVLTWALSAVISLAPLLFGWGETYSEDNEECQVSREPSYTVFSTVGAFYLPLCVVLFVYWKIYKAARFRVGSRTNSVSPISEAVEAKTSAQQPQMVFTVRHTTVTFQTEGDTWREQKEQKAALMVGILIGVFALCWIPFFTTELISPLCSCDIPTIWKSIFLWLGYSNSFFNPLIYTAFNKNYNSAFKNFFSKQH; encoded by the exons ATGGATTCGCCTGTGAACCTAACCTActtttccctctccacccccgCCCCTTTGGAGACCAACCGCAGCGGCCTCGGCGCGGAAGACTCgcgccccagccccctcctctccgTCTTCGGTGTGCTTATCCTGACCTTTCTGGGCTTTCTGGTGGCCGCCACGTTCTCCTGGAACCTGCTGGTGCTGGCGACCATTCTCCGTGTGCGCACCTTCCACCGGGTTCCGCACAACTTAGTGGCGTCCATGGCCATCTCGGATGTGCTAGTGGCCGCTCTGGTCATGCCCCTGAGCCTGGTGCACGAGCTGTCCGGGCGCCGCTGGCAGCTGGGCCGGCGACTGTGCCAGCTGTGGATCGCATGCGACGTGCTCTGCTGCACGGCCAGCATCTGGAACGTGACGGCCATCGCGCTGGACCGCTACTGGTCCATCACCCGCCACCTGCAATACACACTGCGCACCCGCAAGCGCGTCTCCAACGTCATGATAGTGCTCACCTGGGCGCTCTCCGCCGTGATCTCCCTGGCCCCGCTGCTCTTCGGCTGGGGGGAGACCTACTCTGAGGACAACGAGGAGTGCCAGGTGAGCCGCGAGCCGTCCTACACCGTGTTCTCCACCGTGGGCGCCTTCTACCTGCCCCTCTGCGTCGTGCTCTTCGTGTACTGGAAGATCTACAAGGCGGCCAGGTTCCGCGTGGGCTCCAGGACCAACAGTGTCTCACCCATATCGGAGGCTGTGGAG GCGAAGACCTCTGCTCAGCAGCCTCAGATGGTGTTCACAGTCCGCCACACCACCGTCACCTTCCAGACGGAAGGGGACACGTGGAGGGAGCAGAAAGAGCAGAAGGCCGCCCTGATGGTGGGCATCCTCATTGGGGTGTTTGCGCTCTGCTGGATCCCTTTCTTCACCACGGAGCTCATCAGCCCCCTGTGTTCCTGCGACATCCCCACCATCTGGAAGAGCATCTTCCTTTGGCTTGGCTACTCCAACTCCTTCTTTAACCCCCTGATCTATACAGCTTTCAACAAAAACTACAACAGCGCCTTCAAGAACTTCTTTTCTAAGCAACACTGA